The following proteins are co-located in the Bradyrhizobium sp. AZCC 2176 genome:
- a CDS encoding TPM domain-containing protein, whose protein sequence is MDAARAPILALLVCWACSALALVAVPPLSGRVVDQTGTLGSIDIVSLTRQLKDLETRKGSEIAVLIVPTTDGEAIEQFSLRVAEAWKIGRKKIDDGALLVIAKNDRRLRIEVGYGLEGALTDVTTKRIIDEDITPKFKAGDFAGGVSAGITRIIRVADGEKLPEPEPPHWQSPGLFNTIDPFNPFVLAFVFIVGGVLRASLGRLVGSAATGGFVGVLTWLLVGSLGAAAAIGVLVFLISAFIDLIPSGGSRGTRGGWSSGGSSDWSSSGSSGSSSGGFSGSGGNFGGGGASGNW, encoded by the coding sequence ATGGACGCTGCAAGAGCCCCCATTCTTGCGCTGCTCGTGTGCTGGGCCTGTTCGGCGCTGGCGCTCGTCGCGGTGCCGCCTTTGAGCGGACGGGTGGTCGACCAGACCGGCACGCTGGGTAGCATCGACATCGTCTCGCTGACGCGGCAACTGAAGGATCTGGAGACGCGAAAGGGCAGCGAGATCGCCGTACTGATCGTGCCGACGACGGACGGCGAGGCGATCGAGCAATTTTCGCTCCGGGTTGCGGAAGCCTGGAAGATCGGCCGCAAGAAGATCGACGACGGCGCGCTGCTCGTCATCGCCAAAAACGATCGCCGCCTGCGTATCGAGGTCGGCTATGGCCTCGAAGGCGCGCTGACCGATGTCACCACGAAGCGCATCATCGACGAAGACATCACGCCGAAGTTCAAGGCCGGAGATTTCGCCGGCGGCGTTTCTGCCGGGATCACCCGTATAATTCGGGTCGCCGATGGCGAAAAATTGCCCGAGCCGGAGCCACCGCATTGGCAAAGTCCCGGCTTGTTCAATACGATCGACCCGTTCAATCCCTTCGTCCTCGCCTTCGTGTTCATTGTCGGCGGCGTGCTAAGGGCGTCGCTTGGCCGGTTGGTCGGTTCGGCTGCGACCGGCGGTTTCGTCGGAGTTTTGACGTGGCTCCTCGTCGGCAGTCTCGGGGCGGCTGCGGCCATCGGCGTGCTCGTCTTTCTCATTTCTGCGTTCATCGATCTGATACCCTCCGGTGGCAGCCGCGGCACGCGCGGCGGCTGGTCGAGTGGCGGCAGCAGCGATTGGAGCAGCAGTGGCAGCAGTGGCAGTTCGAGCGGCGGCTTCAGTGGCAGCGGCGGCAATTTTGGCGGCGGTGGCGCATCGGGGAACTGGTAG
- a CDS encoding LemA family protein, which produces MRRFWTVLAALATLSLTNCGYNAIQTNDEQVKSGWSEVINQYQRRTDLVPNLVNSVKGFAQQEKDVLLGVTNARAKVGSIQATPEVLNDPAAFQKFQAAQSELTSALSRLLVVTENYPQLKSDALFRDLMSQLEGTENRITVARNRYIKAVQDYNVGIRTFPNNLTAMAFGYKEKPSFTVENEKAISTAPKVDFNPTLAPAK; this is translated from the coding sequence ATGCGCAGATTTTGGACCGTGCTGGCGGCGCTGGCGACACTGAGCCTGACCAATTGCGGTTACAATGCGATCCAGACCAACGACGAGCAGGTCAAGTCGGGCTGGTCGGAAGTGATCAACCAGTATCAGCGCCGCACTGATCTCGTACCCAACCTCGTCAATTCGGTGAAGGGCTTTGCGCAGCAGGAAAAGGACGTTCTGCTCGGGGTCACCAATGCGCGCGCCAAAGTTGGCAGCATCCAGGCGACGCCGGAGGTGCTGAACGATCCCGCCGCATTCCAGAAATTCCAGGCCGCCCAGAGCGAACTCACGAGCGCGCTGTCGCGGCTATTGGTGGTGACCGAAAACTATCCGCAGCTCAAATCGGACGCGCTGTTTCGCGATTTGATGTCACAGCTCGAAGGCACCGAGAACCGCATCACCGTGGCACGCAACCGCTACATCAAGGCCGTGCAGGACTATAATGTCGGCATCCGCACCTTCCCGAACAATCTGACGGCAATGGCCTTCGGCTACAAGGAGAAGCCGAGCTTCACGGTCGAGAACGAGAAGGCCATCTCGACGGCGCCGAAGGTGGACTTCAACCCGACGCTGGCGCCCGCCAAGTAG
- a CDS encoding acyl-CoA dehydrogenase family protein yields MDLTPSDEQRLLRESADRFVSETYTADHRRKVANEPLGFSADIWKQFADLGWLALPISEAHGGLGGGAIEIGILMEAFGRGLVSEPYLSTVVIGASLISKCGTEAQKQALLPDIAGGSLVLAFAHSERQARYDLADVATTAKKTPDGWRLDGHKTAVLDGNAAGQIIVSARVDDGSHKPGKLCLFLVPQGTRGLTSRDFPRLGGGRACNLDLRDVQLPADALLGDGSDALPAIEAVVDRAMAALGAEAVGIMQMLLDQTLEYTKIRKQFGRPLSANQVIRHHLADMAMQCDEARSMALRAALMVDAEPVARSRAASGAKAKIGKCARFVAEQSVQLHGAMGVTEELDIGAYFKRLLAFDTLFGGSAHHYRRHAALGGRAVQA; encoded by the coding sequence ATGGACCTTACCCCAAGTGACGAGCAGCGGTTGCTGCGCGAAAGTGCCGATCGCTTCGTCAGCGAGACCTACACCGCCGATCATCGCCGCAAGGTCGCAAACGAACCACTCGGCTTCAGCGCCGATATCTGGAAGCAGTTCGCCGATCTCGGCTGGCTGGCGCTGCCGATTTCGGAGGCCCATGGCGGGCTCGGCGGCGGTGCCATCGAGATCGGCATCCTGATGGAAGCGTTCGGGCGCGGCCTGGTCTCCGAACCGTATCTTTCCACCGTCGTGATCGGCGCATCGCTGATCTCGAAATGCGGCACGGAGGCGCAGAAGCAGGCGCTGCTGCCTGATATCGCCGGCGGCTCGCTGGTTCTGGCATTCGCGCATTCGGAACGTCAGGCGCGCTACGATTTGGCTGATGTCGCGACCACGGCAAAGAAGACGCCTGACGGCTGGCGCCTCGACGGACACAAGACAGCGGTGCTCGACGGCAACGCCGCCGGACAGATCATCGTCTCGGCCCGCGTCGATGACGGCTCTCACAAGCCCGGCAAGCTCTGCCTGTTCCTCGTACCGCAAGGCACGCGCGGCCTCACCTCGCGCGATTTTCCGCGGCTTGGCGGCGGGCGCGCTTGCAATCTCGATCTACGCGACGTGCAGCTTCCCGCGGATGCCCTGCTCGGTGACGGCAGCGACGCCCTGCCCGCGATCGAAGCCGTGGTCGATCGCGCCATGGCAGCGCTCGGCGCGGAGGCCGTCGGCATCATGCAAATGCTGCTCGACCAGACGCTGGAATATACCAAAATCCGAAAGCAGTTCGGACGGCCGCTGTCCGCCAACCAGGTGATCCGGCATCACCTCGCCGACATGGCGATGCAATGCGACGAGGCGCGCTCGATGGCGTTGCGCGCCGCGCTGATGGTTGACGCCGAGCCGGTCGCGCGCAGCCGCGCGGCGTCAGGGGCGAAGGCCAAGATCGGCAAATGCGCGCGCTTTGTCGCCGAGCAGTCGGTCCAGCTTCATGGCGCCATGGGCGTCACCGAGGAGCTCGACATCGGGGCCTACTTCAAGCGGCTGCTTGCCTTCGACACGCTGTTCGGCGGCAGCGCTCATCACTATCGCCGGCACGCCGCTCTCGGCGGCCGCGCCGTTCAAGCCTGA
- a CDS encoding acyl-CoA dehydrogenase family protein — MDLAFNAEERAFEKEVRDFIAANLTPEMKRATTLTPSVFSDPDIGMAWQRALHKKGWGAPGWPVEHGGPDWTPAQRWIFEAECARAGAPNVNVMGVKMVGPVIIGFGSPDQKNFYLPRILSGEDYWCQGYSEPGSGSDLSSLKTRAVRDGDDYIINGTKIWTTHAHHANRMFALVRTNETERQQDGISFILIDMKSAGITTRPILTIGGDHEVNQVFFDDVRVPVANRVGEEGKGWTYGKYLLEFERGAGIASAKLRDALKTISDLAESDATGRAIDDPDIAVRMSEIEVDIDTLEMTELRVLSALQTGQNPGAVSSLLKLRVSEIRQAVTRLGVDVIGNDGLYVEPVRPLYRLNEAPGIAEELLPVVPEYLNGRAYTIFGGSSEIQRDIVAKMVLGL; from the coding sequence ATGGATCTTGCTTTCAACGCCGAAGAGCGCGCTTTCGAGAAAGAGGTGCGCGACTTCATCGCGGCCAACCTCACACCGGAAATGAAACGCGCCACCACGCTGACGCCCTCCGTGTTTTCCGACCCCGACATCGGCATGGCCTGGCAGCGCGCGCTCCACAAGAAGGGCTGGGGCGCGCCGGGCTGGCCGGTGGAGCATGGCGGACCGGACTGGACCCCGGCACAGCGCTGGATCTTCGAGGCCGAATGCGCCCGCGCCGGCGCGCCGAATGTGAATGTGATGGGCGTCAAGATGGTCGGCCCCGTCATCATCGGCTTCGGCTCGCCCGACCAGAAGAATTTCTACCTGCCGCGAATTCTCTCCGGCGAGGATTACTGGTGCCAGGGCTATTCCGAGCCGGGCTCCGGCTCCGACCTCTCGTCGCTGAAAACCCGCGCGGTACGTGACGGCGACGACTACATCATCAACGGCACCAAGATCTGGACCACGCATGCCCATCACGCCAACCGCATGTTCGCGCTGGTGCGCACCAACGAGACCGAGCGACAGCAGGACGGCATCTCCTTCATCCTGATCGACATGAAGAGCGCGGGTATCACGACGCGGCCGATCCTGACTATCGGCGGCGACCATGAGGTCAACCAGGTGTTCTTCGACGATGTCCGCGTACCCGTCGCCAACCGCGTCGGCGAGGAAGGCAAGGGCTGGACCTACGGCAAATATCTGCTCGAGTTCGAACGCGGCGCCGGCATCGCCTCGGCCAAACTGCGCGACGCACTGAAGACGATTTCCGATCTTGCCGAATCCGACGCCACCGGCCGCGCCATTGACGATCCCGATATCGCAGTGCGGATGTCCGAGATCGAGGTCGACATCGATACGCTCGAGATGACCGAACTGCGCGTGCTGTCGGCGCTGCAGACCGGGCAGAATCCCGGCGCGGTGTCGTCGCTGCTGAAATTGCGCGTCAGCGAAATCCGCCAGGCGGTGACGCGGCTCGGGGTCGACGTCATCGGCAATGACGGCCTCTATGTCGAGCCGGTGCGGCCGCTTTACCGGCTGAACGAAGCGCCCGGCATTGCGGAGGAATTGCTGCCGGTGGTGCCGGAATATCTCAACGGCCGGGCGTATACGATCTTCGGCGGCTCGTCGGAGATCCAGCGGGATATCGTAGCGAAGATGGTGTTGGGGTTGTAG
- a CDS encoding xanthine dehydrogenase family protein molybdopterin-binding subunit: MNILPGNMRFGAGQPVKRLEDQRLLTGKGQFIDDKPEEGALWLYVLRSPHAHAKIVSIDTGAAAQMPGVEAVYTGADLIKDDIGTLPTLAIFQRPDGKPMTVPPRRLLAHEVVRYAGEAVAAVVATSRVLAQTAAEAIEIDYEVLPSVVDPVEAVKPGAPVVWPEAPDNIVAAMSYGDAAKVEEAFAKAAHTVSLDLVSQRLVPSAMEPRSTIAEIEKKTGRLILHVQSQTPGSTRDLLAESILKRPKDSVRVLVGDIGGGFGQKTSLYPEDGIVAYAATKLNRRIRWRGDRTDEFVGGTHGRDLTSTGEFALDAKGRVLAYRVRSIGGTGAYSSGTANIIPLVLGPFVQTGVYDLPLVHFEVKSVMTNTAPVGAYRGAGRPEAVFIVERLMDAAAREIGMDPRTIRKVNYIKPAQLPYTNAVGQVYDSGAFAHMLSRASELADWDGFAARKKTAKKKGLLYGRGLTSYIEWTGGRAHTEKVSLHATAEGRIILHSGTMAMGQGLQTTYTQMVSDTLGIAMDKIDVVQGDTDLAIGFGSVGSRSLFVGGTAVAVSSNDMIQKAREKASNVLETSVEDIEYRDGWLSVVGTDKRISLFEIAMKEDGARLSVDSEGEVDGPSWPNGTHICEVEIDPETGVSKVVRYTTVDDVGIAVNPMLVTGQVHGGVAQGIGQALYEGVAYNEEGQLLTASYQDYCVPRADDIPPIVVTLDDSAPCRTNPLGAKGCGESGAIGGPPCVTNGVMDALSELGIKQLNTPLTPAKVWQAIRDARAAG; this comes from the coding sequence ATGAACATTCTTCCCGGCAATATGCGTTTTGGTGCAGGCCAGCCGGTCAAGCGTTTGGAAGACCAGAGACTGCTTACCGGGAAGGGGCAGTTCATCGACGACAAGCCCGAGGAAGGCGCGCTGTGGCTCTATGTGCTTCGCTCGCCACATGCCCACGCGAAGATCGTCTCGATTGACACCGGCGCAGCCGCCCAAATGCCGGGCGTCGAGGCCGTCTATACCGGTGCTGACCTGATCAAGGACGATATCGGCACTCTGCCGACGCTTGCGATCTTTCAGCGGCCGGACGGCAAGCCGATGACGGTGCCGCCGCGGCGGCTGCTGGCCCATGAAGTCGTGCGCTATGCCGGCGAGGCGGTGGCGGCCGTGGTGGCGACATCGCGGGTGCTGGCACAGACGGCGGCCGAGGCGATCGAAATCGACTACGAGGTGTTGCCCTCGGTGGTAGATCCGGTCGAGGCGGTGAAGCCCGGTGCACCGGTGGTGTGGCCCGAGGCGCCCGACAACATCGTGGCCGCCATGAGCTATGGCGACGCCGCCAAGGTCGAAGAAGCGTTTGCCAAGGCGGCGCACACGGTTTCGCTCGATCTGGTCAGCCAGCGGCTGGTGCCATCGGCGATGGAGCCGCGCTCGACGATCGCCGAGATCGAGAAGAAGACCGGCCGGTTGATCCTGCATGTGCAGTCGCAAACCCCCGGCTCGACCCGTGACCTGCTCGCGGAATCCATTCTGAAGCGGCCGAAGGACAGCGTGCGCGTGCTGGTCGGCGATATCGGCGGCGGCTTTGGCCAGAAGACGAGCCTCTATCCTGAGGACGGCATCGTCGCTTACGCCGCGACCAAGCTGAACAGGAGGATTCGCTGGCGCGGTGACCGCACCGATGAATTCGTCGGCGGCACCCATGGCCGCGATCTCACTTCGACCGGCGAATTCGCGCTTGACGCCAAGGGCCGCGTGCTCGCCTATCGCGTGCGCTCGATCGGCGGCACCGGGGCGTATTCGTCGGGGACCGCGAACATCATTCCGCTGGTGCTCGGACCGTTCGTGCAGACTGGCGTCTACGATTTGCCGCTGGTGCATTTCGAAGTGAAGTCGGTGATGACCAACACCGCGCCGGTCGGCGCCTATCGCGGGGCAGGGCGGCCCGAGGCGGTATTTATCGTCGAGCGGCTGATGGATGCCGCCGCGCGGGAGATCGGCATGGATCCGCGCACCATCCGCAAGGTGAACTACATCAAGCCCGCGCAACTGCCTTACACCAACGCGGTCGGCCAGGTGTACGATTCCGGCGCCTTCGCGCACATGCTGTCGCGCGCCTCCGAGCTTGCGGACTGGGACGGCTTTGCCGCGCGCAAGAAGACGGCGAAGAAGAAGGGCCTGCTCTATGGGCGCGGCCTCACCAGTTACATCGAATGGACCGGCGGGCGCGCGCATACCGAAAAGGTCAGCCTGCATGCCACGGCCGAGGGCCGCATCATCCTGCATTCCGGCACCATGGCGATGGGGCAGGGCCTGCAGACCACCTACACGCAAATGGTATCCGATACGCTCGGCATTGCCATGGACAAGATCGACGTGGTGCAGGGCGATACTGACCTTGCCATCGGATTCGGCAGCGTCGGCTCGCGTTCGCTGTTCGTCGGCGGCACGGCGGTCGCGGTCTCTAGCAATGACATGATCCAGAAAGCGCGCGAGAAAGCCTCGAACGTGCTGGAAACCTCCGTCGAGGATATCGAATATCGCGATGGCTGGCTCAGTGTGGTCGGCACCGACAAGCGCATCAGCCTGTTTGAGATCGCCATGAAGGAAGACGGCGCGCGGCTTTCCGTCGACAGTGAAGGCGAAGTCGACGGCCCGAGCTGGCCGAACGGCACGCATATCTGCGAAGTCGAGATCGATCCGGAAACCGGCGTTAGCAAGGTGGTGCGCTACACCACGGTCGACGACGTCGGCATCGCCGTCAATCCGATGCTGGTGACCGGTCAGGTGCATGGCGGCGTTGCCCAAGGCATCGGGCAGGCGCTCTACGAGGGCGTCGCTTACAACGAGGAAGGCCAGCTATTGACCGCGAGCTACCAGGATTACTGCGTGCCGCGCGCCGATGACATTCCGCCAATCGTTGTGACGCTCGATGATTCCGCGCCCTGCCGCACTAATCCGCTTGGCGCCAAGGGCTGCGGCGAGTCCGGGGCCATTGGCGGCCCGCCCTGCGTCACCAACGGCGTGATGGATGCGTTGAGCGAGCTCGGCATCAAGCAGCTCAACACCCCGCTGACGCCGGCCAAGGTGTGGCAGGCGATCCGGGACGCGAGGGCGGCGGGATAG
- a CDS encoding S1C family serine protease — protein MNRRFVLFAAIVAGVLAALTISNIRYSPWTNTVARTVDQRGPLSEAERANIELFERVSPSVVQVAARSAAGNPLAEDEGGEAAAGAASGTGFVWDNAGHVVTNNHVVQNGREVAVRFASGEVAQAEVIGVAPNYDVAVLRIRSARKLPPPVALGSSTELKVGQSAFAIGNPFGLDQSLTSGIISALKRRLPTSSGREIANVIQTDTAINPGNSGGPLLDSAGRLIGVNTAIISPSGSSAGIGFAIPVDIVNRVVPELIKNGRVPTPGIGIVAASEAVSTRLGVEGVIIVRTAPGSPAERAGIRGVDFGSGALGDVIVQVDGKPVHRLSDLTDQIEQVGAGKSIRISLKRGSQTRDIDIDIVDIGRS, from the coding sequence ATGAACCGTCGCTTTGTGCTTTTCGCAGCCATTGTCGCGGGCGTTTTGGCCGCGCTGACCATCTCCAATATCCGCTACAGCCCGTGGACCAACACGGTCGCGCGGACCGTCGACCAGCGCGGCCCGCTGTCCGAGGCCGAGCGTGCCAATATTGAACTGTTCGAGCGGGTGTCGCCGTCGGTGGTACAGGTGGCGGCACGATCTGCCGCCGGCAATCCTCTGGCCGAAGACGAAGGCGGAGAAGCCGCGGCTGGGGCGGCTTCCGGCACCGGCTTCGTCTGGGACAATGCCGGCCACGTGGTGACCAACAATCATGTCGTCCAGAACGGCAGGGAGGTTGCGGTTCGCTTCGCTTCTGGCGAGGTGGCGCAGGCTGAAGTCATCGGGGTCGCGCCCAACTATGACGTTGCGGTGTTGCGGATCAGGAGTGCGCGCAAGTTGCCGCCGCCGGTGGCGCTTGGCAGTTCGACCGAACTCAAGGTCGGTCAATCCGCGTTTGCGATCGGCAATCCCTTCGGTCTCGACCAGTCGCTGACCAGTGGAATCATCAGTGCACTCAAGCGCCGGCTGCCGACCAGCAGCGGCCGCGAAATCGCCAACGTGATCCAGACCGACACTGCGATCAATCCCGGTAATTCGGGCGGGCCGCTTTTGGATTCGGCGGGGCGGCTGATCGGCGTCAACACGGCGATCATCTCGCCTTCGGGCTCCAGCGCCGGCATCGGCTTTGCGATCCCCGTCGACATCGTCAATCGCGTGGTCCCTGAACTCATCAAGAATGGCCGCGTGCCGACGCCCGGGATCGGCATTGTCGCCGCCAGCGAGGCCGTTTCGACCAGATTAGGTGTCGAAGGGGTGATCATCGTGCGCACCGCGCCCGGAAGTCCGGCCGAGCGCGCCGGCATCCGCGGCGTCGATTTCGGCTCTGGTGCACTCGGCGACGTCATTGTCCAGGTCGACGGCAAGCCGGTGCACCGCTTGTCCGACCTGACCGATCAGATCGAGCAGGTCGGCGCCGGCAAGAGCATCCGGATCAGCCTGAAACGCGGTTCGCAGACGCGCGACATCGACATTGACATCGTGGATATCGGCCGCAGCTAA
- the ftsH gene encoding ATP-dependent zinc metalloprotease FtsH — protein sequence MNNKMRFNVGYAIAAIFAVFVIQYFISAASQIAIIPYSEYQQLLKQGKVATVGISDRTVQGTLKEPLSGGQKQFVTTRVDQETAQELEKYNVRFTGQIESTFLRDLLSWVMPVLLFFGLWWYIARRAAEGSGLGGGLMAIGKSKAKIYVESDTGVNFSDVAGVDEAKDELREVVDFLKNPTDYGRLGGRMPKGVLLVGPPGTGKTLLAKAVAGEAKVPFFSISGSEFVEMFVGVGAARVRDLFQQAHQKAPAIIFIDELDALGRARGIGPFAGGHDEKEQTLNQLLVELDGFDSRSGLIILAATNRPEILDPALLRAGRFDRQVLVDRPDKKGRVEILKVHAKKVQLDPDVDAEAVAALTPGFTGADLANLVNEAALLATRRGASAVAMADFNNAVERMVAGLEKRNRLLNPKEREIVAYHEMGHALIALSLPGVDAVHKVSIIPRGVGALGYTIQRPIEDRFLMTKEELENKMAVLLGGRAAELIVFNHLSTGAADDLRRVTDIARSMVTRYGMSEKLGGVAYERDPGNFLAGADRPYPVREREYADETAASVDEEVRSIVDRVFERAQGILKARRAILDRAAKKLLEKETLEQSDLEALIRETPKEALRAI from the coding sequence ATGAACAACAAGATGCGTTTCAACGTCGGATACGCGATCGCTGCAATCTTTGCCGTCTTCGTGATCCAGTACTTCATCTCCGCGGCGAGCCAGATCGCTATTATTCCCTACAGCGAATATCAACAATTGCTGAAACAGGGGAAAGTCGCGACCGTCGGCATCTCCGACCGCACGGTGCAGGGCACCCTGAAGGAGCCGCTGTCGGGCGGACAAAAGCAGTTCGTCACCACGCGGGTCGACCAGGAAACCGCGCAAGAGCTCGAGAAATACAACGTCCGCTTCACCGGCCAGATCGAGAGCACGTTCCTGCGTGACCTGCTGTCATGGGTCATGCCGGTGCTGCTGTTCTTCGGCCTGTGGTGGTACATCGCCAGACGCGCCGCAGAAGGTAGCGGCCTCGGCGGCGGCCTGATGGCGATCGGCAAGAGCAAGGCCAAAATCTACGTCGAGTCCGATACCGGCGTGAACTTTTCCGATGTTGCCGGCGTCGACGAAGCCAAGGACGAACTGCGCGAGGTCGTCGACTTCCTGAAAAACCCGACCGACTACGGGCGGCTCGGCGGACGCATGCCCAAGGGCGTGTTGCTGGTCGGTCCGCCCGGCACCGGCAAGACCCTGCTGGCCAAGGCTGTCGCCGGCGAAGCCAAGGTACCATTCTTCTCGATATCCGGTTCAGAGTTCGTCGAGATGTTCGTCGGCGTCGGCGCAGCGCGCGTACGCGATCTGTTTCAGCAGGCGCACCAGAAAGCTCCAGCGATCATCTTCATCGACGAACTCGATGCGCTGGGACGCGCCCGCGGCATTGGGCCCTTTGCAGGCGGACACGATGAAAAGGAACAGACGCTCAATCAGCTCCTGGTCGAACTCGACGGCTTCGACTCGCGGTCGGGGCTCATCATCCTGGCCGCGACCAACCGGCCGGAAATCCTCGATCCCGCACTGCTGCGTGCCGGCCGCTTCGATCGCCAGGTGCTGGTCGACCGCCCTGACAAGAAGGGCCGCGTTGAAATCCTCAAGGTGCATGCGAAAAAAGTGCAGCTTGATCCAGACGTCGATGCCGAGGCCGTTGCGGCGCTCACGCCAGGTTTCACGGGTGCCGATCTCGCCAACCTGGTCAATGAAGCAGCCCTGCTCGCGACACGTCGCGGCGCCAGCGCGGTCGCGATGGCCGATTTCAACAACGCGGTCGAGCGTATGGTTGCCGGATTAGAGAAGCGAAACCGGCTTCTCAATCCGAAGGAGCGCGAGATCGTCGCCTATCACGAGATGGGCCACGCTCTGATTGCGCTGTCGCTGCCCGGTGTCGATGCCGTGCACAAGGTGTCGATCATTCCAAGGGGCGTCGGCGCGCTCGGCTATACCATCCAGCGCCCGATCGAAGATCGCTTCCTGATGACCAAGGAGGAGCTGGAGAACAAGATGGCCGTGCTGCTCGGCGGGCGCGCGGCGGAATTGATCGTGTTCAATCATTTGTCCACCGGTGCCGCCGACGACTTGCGCCGCGTCACCGATATCGCCCGCAGCATGGTGACGCGCTACGGCATGTCGGAAAAGCTCGGCGGCGTCGCCTATGAGCGCGACCCAGGCAATTTTCTCGCGGGCGCCGACCGGCCCTACCCGGTTCGCGAGCGCGAATATGCCGACGAGACCGCCGCTTCCGTCGACGAAGAGGTCCGATCGATCGTCGATCGGGTGTTCGAGCGCGCGCAGGGCATCCTGAAAGCGCGACGCGCGATCCTGGATCGGGCAGCGAAGAAACTATTGGAGAAGGAGACCTTGGAGCAGAGCGATCTCGAGGCATTGATCCGCGAAACGCCGAAAGAGGCGCTGCGGGCCATTTAG
- a CDS encoding dihydrodipicolinate synthase family protein, with product MADFHGVFPYLVSPIDASGQIRTAVLGRLCDDLIKEGVHGLTPLGSTGEFAYLNQAQRAAVVQATIEAARGRVPVIAGVASTSTADAVAQAKAHQKLGADGILAIMEAYFPVADAQVECYFRAIADAVDIPVVIYTNPQFQRSDLTLDVIARLATHPRIGHIKDASTNTGRLLSIMNRCGDSIKVFSASAHIPAAVMLIGGLGWMAGPACIIPRQSVELYNLCKAARWDEAMALQRKLWRINEAFARFNLAACIKAGLEIQGYAVGDPVPPQAPLTAEERKAVEVALRDLA from the coding sequence ATGGCTGATTTCCACGGCGTCTTTCCCTATCTGGTCTCACCCATCGATGCGTCAGGCCAGATCCGTACCGCAGTGCTGGGCCGGTTGTGCGACGACCTCATCAAGGAGGGCGTGCACGGGTTGACGCCGCTCGGATCGACCGGCGAATTCGCCTATCTCAACCAGGCGCAGCGCGCGGCCGTCGTGCAAGCCACGATCGAAGCCGCAAGGGGGCGCGTGCCCGTGATCGCCGGCGTCGCTTCGACGTCGACGGCGGATGCGGTGGCGCAGGCAAAGGCGCATCAAAAACTCGGCGCCGATGGCATTCTCGCGATCATGGAAGCCTATTTCCCGGTGGCCGACGCGCAGGTCGAGTGCTATTTCCGTGCCATTGCCGACGCCGTCGACATTCCCGTCGTGATCTACACCAACCCGCAATTCCAGCGCTCCGACCTGACGCTCGATGTGATCGCGCGGCTCGCGACCCATCCACGCATCGGCCACATCAAGGATGCCTCCACCAATACCGGCCGGCTGCTGTCGATCATGAACCGCTGCGGCGACAGCATCAAAGTGTTCTCGGCATCCGCCCATATCCCGGCGGCGGTGATGCTGATCGGCGGTTTGGGCTGGATGGCCGGCCCCGCCTGCATCATCCCGCGGCAGAGCGTCGAGCTCTATAACCTCTGCAAGGCGGCGCGCTGGGATGAGGCGATGGCGCTGCAACGTAAGCTGTGGCGCATCAATGAAGCGTTTGCGCGTTTCAATCTCGCCGCCTGTATCAAGGCAGGCCTCGAAATTCAGGGCTACGCCGTTGGCGACCCGGTCCCGCCGCAGGCACCTCTGACTGCCGAGGAGCGCAAGGCCGTCGAGGTGGCGCTGCGCGATCTCGCATAA